The following DNA comes from Capsicum annuum cultivar UCD-10X-F1 chromosome 7, UCD10Xv1.1, whole genome shotgun sequence.
GGCATTTACAATGTCTTGCTCTTTCTTTTCAAAAGCTGCATTTAGATCATTTATGATTGTTAAAGCATTGCGCATGAAATGCAACATAAAGACAACCTCAAATGCTAAACATTTGTTAAGATATTCCTTTATCCTACATTTCTCTTCAAGAAGTGCATTAATAGCAATAGTATCAAGTACATCAATGATAGAACCAAACATAAGAATAAAATTGTTAAAGGATTTATAATGAGATCTCCATAGAGTATTACTTGCTCTAGCAAAACCTAGTTCTTGATTCAAGCCCTTACTAATTTCAAGTTCACCTTTACGTAATGActcttcaatttcttcttcttgatCTTCACGAAGTTCATTTGTACGATTAAAAGAAGCTTCCGTCATATttagtatataaaaaataaataataaaagctCTTGAACTTCACCACATTTTCTAGAAATCAGCAAAAGAGTTAATTGAAGTTGTTGAGCATAATAATGAGCAGAATAGCACCACTACTTTCTTGTTGCATAAAATTTTTTAGGCCATTTATTTCACTTTAATAAGTTTCATGATTCAAACtgtaagggtcatgatggcacctattgTGGCAAGCCTTtgcaagtaagcctat
Coding sequences within:
- the LOC107876504 gene encoding uncharacterized protein LOC107876504, encoding MTEASFNRTNELREDQEEEIEESLRKGELEISKGLNQELGFARASNTLWRSHYKSFNNFILMFGSIIDVLDTIAINALLEEKCRIKEYLNKCLAFEVVFMLHFMRNALTIINDLNAAFEKKEQDIVNAILLVGVTKDRLQLLQDEAWQELTHLDTRGVTR